One window of the Rhodococcus sovatensis genome contains the following:
- the glgX gene encoding glycogen debranching protein GlgX has protein sequence MIDASTPYPLGVSLLPDGTADVAVYSETADSVTVVVVDDNGDEVSATALRHRTGHVFHGFVEGLSNGTKYGLRVDGPWDPAEGLRHNANKLLLDPYARAIAGSVDWNESVFSHHHEAPETLNDADSAPSMMLSVVAVSEFDWGSDAPPRTPLSHSVVYEVHVKGFTAQHPDVDESIRGTYAGLAHPAAVQTLVDLGVTAVELLPVHQFVQDSHLLEEGRRNYWGYNSIGFLAPHNEYSSAGDTGGQVDEFKSMVKAMHAANIEVILDVVYNHTAEGNHLGPTLSLKGIDNRSYYRLVEEERSSYFDTTGTGNSLNVGHPAALALIMDSLRYWVTEMHVDGFRFDLASTLTRQDSDLDKHSAFLDLVHQDPTLASVKLIAEPWDTHGYQVGGFPARWSEWNGKFRDDVRDFWRGEAGSLGAFAQRITGSPDVYESTRRPTLASVNFVTAHDGFTLADLNSYDDKHNDANGENNEDGESDNRSWGCGAEGPTEDDGVLALRARQQRNHLATLLLSAGVPMILGGDEIGRSQHGNNNAYCQDNEISWYDWAGADRSLQQFTADLIALRTEHPALRPTWFRHDSDSDAATYVDFYRADGHKLADDDWTDGAAHSLMVELASTDDDSTFGWLVNSSGSAVEFTLPSADWRQVISSDPDQAYESSGPSILIREHSFTLLAR, from the coding sequence ATGATCGATGCGAGCACCCCTTACCCCCTTGGGGTTTCCCTACTGCCCGACGGCACCGCCGACGTCGCCGTCTATTCGGAGACCGCCGATTCCGTCACTGTCGTAGTCGTCGACGACAACGGCGACGAGGTGTCCGCGACGGCGTTGCGTCACCGAACCGGTCACGTCTTCCATGGCTTCGTCGAGGGTCTGTCGAACGGCACCAAGTACGGGCTTCGAGTGGACGGACCGTGGGATCCGGCGGAGGGGCTGCGTCACAACGCAAACAAGCTTCTACTCGATCCGTATGCACGCGCAATCGCAGGCTCCGTGGACTGGAACGAGTCGGTGTTCTCGCACCATCACGAAGCACCGGAGACGCTGAACGACGCCGATTCGGCGCCGTCGATGATGCTGTCGGTCGTTGCCGTCTCCGAGTTCGACTGGGGTTCGGACGCGCCTCCGCGAACTCCCCTGAGCCACAGCGTTGTATACGAAGTGCACGTCAAAGGCTTCACCGCACAGCATCCTGACGTCGACGAGAGCATCCGCGGGACGTACGCCGGTCTCGCGCATCCAGCGGCGGTGCAGACTCTTGTCGATCTCGGTGTCACCGCGGTCGAACTGCTTCCTGTTCACCAGTTCGTCCAGGATTCGCACCTCCTCGAAGAAGGTAGACGGAACTACTGGGGCTACAACTCCATCGGCTTCCTGGCCCCGCACAACGAGTACAGCAGCGCCGGTGACACCGGCGGACAAGTCGACGAATTCAAGTCCATGGTCAAAGCCATGCACGCAGCGAACATCGAAGTCATTCTGGACGTCGTTTACAACCACACGGCCGAGGGCAACCATTTGGGCCCGACGTTGTCTCTCAAGGGAATCGACAATCGTTCGTACTACCGCCTGGTCGAAGAGGAGAGAAGTTCGTACTTCGACACCACGGGTACGGGCAACAGCCTCAACGTCGGACACCCGGCTGCACTGGCCCTGATCATGGATTCACTGCGGTACTGGGTCACCGAAATGCACGTGGACGGGTTCCGGTTCGATCTGGCGAGCACACTGACCCGCCAGGACTCCGATCTGGACAAGCACAGCGCCTTCCTCGACCTCGTTCATCAAGATCCCACATTGGCCTCGGTCAAGCTCATTGCCGAACCCTGGGACACCCACGGCTACCAGGTCGGCGGTTTCCCCGCCCGATGGTCGGAATGGAACGGCAAGTTCCGCGACGATGTCCGAGATTTCTGGCGCGGTGAAGCCGGTTCGCTCGGCGCCTTCGCACAACGGATCACCGGCAGTCCTGACGTATACGAAAGTACGCGGCGCCCGACACTGGCCAGCGTCAATTTCGTCACCGCCCACGACGGATTCACCCTCGCCGATCTGAACAGCTACGACGACAAGCACAACGACGCGAACGGCGAGAACAACGAGGACGGTGAGTCCGACAACCGCTCGTGGGGTTGCGGCGCAGAAGGGCCGACCGAGGACGACGGTGTGCTCGCACTTCGGGCACGCCAGCAGCGCAATCACCTTGCCACACTGCTGTTGTCGGCTGGCGTCCCGATGATCCTCGGCGGAGACGAGATCGGTCGGTCGCAGCACGGCAACAACAATGCGTACTGCCAGGACAACGAGATTTCCTGGTACGACTGGGCGGGGGCCGACCGTTCACTGCAGCAGTTCACCGCGGACCTGATCGCATTACGGACAGAGCACCCAGCGCTACGTCCGACGTGGTTCCGGCACGACAGCGACTCCGACGCCGCGACGTACGTCGACTTCTATCGCGCCGACGGCCACAAGCTCGCCGACGACGACTGGACCGACGGAGCCGCCCACTCGCTGATGGTGGAGCTGGCCTCGACAGACGACGATTCCACCTTCGGCTGGTTGGTGAACTCATCGGGCAGCGCCGTGGAATTCACGTTGCCGTCAGCGGACTGGCGGCAGGTGATCTCCAGTGACCCGGATCAGGCGTACGAAAGTTCAGGTCCGTCGATCCTCATCCGCGAGCATTCTTTCACGTTGTTGGCTCGCTGA
- a CDS encoding acyl-CoA dehydrogenase, with protein MTDVLSRRDLDFLLYEWLDVESLTARKRFAEHSKDTFDAVLDLCADIAHKHFEPHNKLSDSVEPKMRPDGTVEMIDEVKAALDIYAAAGLIAGQFDESLGGMQLPTTVARGAMAWFQAANASTSAYPFLTMANANLIATYGTSTQIDDYVRPMLEGRYFGTMCLSEPQAGSSLADITTRAVNRGDGSYRISGTKMWISAGDHELTENIVHLVLAKVAGGGAGVKGISLFIVPKVLPDGIRNDVTLVGLNHKMGNRGTTNTLLEFGDGTHSVAGESGAVGYLVGEEHRGLSYMFHMMNEARIGVGFLAISLGYVGYMKSLEYAKVRTQGRPLGAKDPSSPPVALIEHADVRRMLLAQKSYVEGALALGLYCSRLVDEQDTTEDDRLRADTTLLLDLLTPIAKSWPSQWCLEANNLAIQVHGGYGYTRDYDVEQYYRDNRLNPIHEGTHGIQGLDLLGRKVTMHGGAALELLGSRIADTVQRALELGSDAAQYSVQLETSWSDVLAVTATLWSTGEPDVALANSSVYLEAMGHIVIAWMWLEQLTAVHGKSGHFYDGKRQAARYFFVYELPKVAPQLDLLSSLDRTTLDMDPAWF; from the coding sequence ATGACCGACGTACTGTCCCGCCGCGACCTCGATTTTCTCCTGTACGAATGGCTCGATGTGGAGTCCTTGACGGCCAGGAAGCGTTTCGCGGAGCACTCCAAGGACACCTTCGACGCAGTGCTCGACCTGTGTGCCGACATCGCGCACAAGCACTTCGAACCGCACAACAAGCTCTCCGATTCCGTCGAACCGAAAATGCGACCGGACGGTACCGTCGAGATGATCGACGAGGTGAAGGCAGCCCTCGACATCTATGCAGCTGCAGGTCTGATCGCCGGTCAATTCGACGAGTCTCTCGGCGGGATGCAACTTCCGACGACGGTGGCGCGGGGCGCGATGGCGTGGTTCCAGGCCGCGAACGCGTCGACCTCGGCCTACCCGTTCCTGACCATGGCCAATGCGAACCTGATCGCCACCTATGGCACTTCCACTCAGATCGACGACTATGTACGCCCGATGCTGGAGGGCAGGTACTTCGGCACGATGTGCCTGTCCGAGCCGCAGGCAGGCTCGTCACTCGCCGATATCACCACGCGCGCGGTGAATAGGGGTGACGGTAGCTACCGGATCTCCGGGACCAAGATGTGGATCTCCGCGGGTGACCATGAGTTGACCGAGAACATCGTCCACCTCGTACTGGCGAAGGTTGCTGGTGGAGGTGCTGGAGTCAAGGGCATCTCGTTGTTCATCGTTCCCAAGGTTCTTCCCGACGGCATACGTAACGACGTCACGCTCGTCGGTCTCAATCACAAGATGGGCAACCGCGGAACCACGAACACGCTACTCGAATTCGGCGACGGAACACATTCGGTGGCGGGCGAATCCGGGGCCGTCGGCTACCTTGTCGGTGAGGAACACCGTGGGTTGTCCTACATGTTCCACATGATGAACGAGGCCCGGATCGGTGTCGGATTTCTGGCGATTTCGCTCGGCTATGTCGGGTACATGAAATCGCTGGAATACGCGAAAGTTCGGACGCAGGGCCGCCCCCTCGGGGCGAAGGATCCGTCGTCACCGCCGGTGGCTCTGATCGAGCACGCAGATGTCAGGCGGATGCTCCTGGCCCAGAAGTCGTACGTCGAAGGTGCGCTGGCTCTCGGCCTGTACTGCTCGCGACTGGTGGACGAGCAGGACACCACCGAAGACGATAGGCTGAGGGCCGACACGACTCTGTTGCTGGACCTGCTGACGCCGATTGCCAAGAGTTGGCCATCGCAGTGGTGTCTCGAAGCCAACAATCTGGCCATCCAGGTGCACGGCGGTTACGGCTACACCAGGGACTACGACGTCGAGCAGTACTACCGGGACAACAGGCTCAACCCGATCCACGAAGGCACGCACGGCATTCAAGGCCTCGACCTGCTCGGTCGAAAAGTCACGATGCACGGCGGCGCGGCGCTGGAGCTGCTGGGCTCTCGGATCGCGGACACCGTACAGCGAGCACTCGAATTAGGCTCGGACGCAGCACAGTACAGCGTCCAGTTGGAAACATCGTGGTCGGATGTCCTTGCCGTCACGGCAACGTTGTGGTCCACCGGAGAACCGGATGTGGCGCTTGCGAACTCTTCGGTGTACCTCGAAGCAATGGGCCACATCGTGATCGCCTGGATGTGGCTCGAGCAGCTTACCGCCGTCCATGGCAAGAGCGGGCACTTCTACGACGGTAAGCGCCAGGCCGCCCGGTACTTCTTCGTGTACGAACTCCCCAAGGTCGCACCGCAACTCGATCTACTGTCCAGCTTGGACCGAACGACGCTCGACATGGACCCGGCCTGGTTCTGA
- a CDS encoding ScbR family autoregulator-binding transcription factor, translating into MQQRAENTRQAVLLGAAISFEKFGYGTSSLSTILAHAGVTKGAMYFHFASKEELAHAVIEAQHQLAMNGVQAVTEQVPVALDALVFVSQEMARQLVEEPVARGGMRLTLEIGSIQGPVQRPYLDWIDSIRTLATRAAGEGDLADGIDVEALAKFVVGAFTGVQVLSEVLYGRVDLYERLAEMWALLLPAVAAPHAVERAIACAARAPRDWTVPRAGLDVNA; encoded by the coding sequence ATGCAGCAGCGTGCTGAGAACACCCGCCAAGCCGTCCTGCTGGGCGCTGCGATCAGCTTCGAGAAGTTCGGTTACGGAACCTCGAGTCTGTCGACCATCCTCGCCCATGCCGGGGTGACCAAGGGCGCAATGTATTTCCATTTCGCGTCCAAGGAGGAGCTGGCGCACGCGGTGATCGAAGCGCAGCATCAGTTGGCCATGAATGGCGTGCAGGCCGTCACCGAACAGGTACCGGTCGCCCTCGACGCACTCGTCTTCGTCAGCCAGGAGATGGCTCGTCAGCTGGTAGAAGAGCCGGTCGCCCGTGGGGGAATGCGTCTGACGCTCGAGATCGGCAGCATTCAGGGCCCGGTCCAACGGCCGTATCTGGACTGGATCGACTCGATCCGGACACTCGCGACCCGAGCTGCGGGGGAGGGCGACCTCGCGGACGGTATCGATGTGGAAGCGTTGGCGAAATTCGTCGTCGGGGCGTTCACCGGAGTGCAAGTGCTGTCTGAAGTGCTGTATGGGCGTGTGGACCTGTACGAGCGCCTCGCTGAGATGTGGGCGCTGTTGCTCCCTGCTGTCGCGGCGCCTCACGCTGTGGAGCGCGCCATAGCGTGCGCAGCACGTGCGCCGCGCGACTGGACAGTGCCGAGGGCCGGTCTCGATGTGAACGCCTAG
- the idi gene encoding isopentenyl-diphosphate Delta-isomerase — MPTTPSLVTEHVVLVDEGGSAVGTQPKATVHTRRTPLHLAFSCYVFNSRNEVLITQRADDKKTWPSVTTNSCCGHPSPGEDLGVAVVRRLEQELGIKVSGIRLLLPEFRYRAVMTDGIVENELCPVFGVVYDGPDPNSNPAEVSRADWYPWQDFVRFVDDGGDVSPWCREQMVQLKGLGDDPLHWPSGNTADLPQAALYRSDHA, encoded by the coding sequence ATGCCAACGACACCATCTCTGGTCACCGAACACGTCGTTCTGGTCGACGAGGGCGGATCGGCCGTCGGAACGCAGCCGAAGGCGACTGTTCACACAAGACGCACGCCACTGCATCTCGCGTTCTCCTGCTATGTCTTCAACTCTCGCAACGAAGTTCTGATCACACAGCGAGCCGACGACAAGAAGACATGGCCTTCGGTGACGACGAACAGTTGCTGTGGTCACCCGTCGCCCGGGGAAGATCTCGGAGTTGCCGTCGTCCGCAGGCTCGAGCAAGAGCTCGGCATAAAGGTGTCCGGAATCCGGTTGTTGCTCCCCGAATTCCGCTACCGAGCGGTCATGACGGACGGCATTGTCGAGAACGAGCTCTGTCCGGTGTTCGGTGTTGTCTACGACGGTCCGGACCCGAATTCGAATCCGGCAGAGGTCTCACGGGCGGACTGGTATCCGTGGCAAGACTTCGTTCGATTCGTCGACGACGGTGGCGATGTGTCGCCCTGGTGCCGAGAGCAGATGGTGCAGCTGAAAGGGCTCGGTGACGATCCCCTGCATTGGCCGTCCGGCAACACAGCTGACTTACCTCAGGCGGCCCTGTACAGGTCGGACCACGCCTGA
- a CDS encoding TetR/AcrR family transcriptional regulator — protein MERTRKDELAAAAVTVLAEKGSRGLTHRAVDAAAGLKPGAVNYHAPSRTQLLTMALREVFLRDMDTATKHFSLEEWSHRAVVDAVVGFVTDMCSEANRARVIARHHLQGESLTHPELRDAFDVQLAAFVQLVRDGRAAAGAPPSTAAAELFAMSVDGLLRRQVMIGTHPLAAEDVRAIADMVAVQ, from the coding sequence ATGGAGCGGACCCGAAAGGACGAGCTGGCCGCGGCTGCGGTCACGGTGCTCGCCGAAAAGGGATCGCGTGGACTGACGCACCGTGCGGTCGACGCGGCCGCCGGGTTGAAGCCGGGTGCGGTGAATTATCACGCCCCCAGTCGGACGCAGTTGCTGACCATGGCTCTGCGGGAGGTGTTCCTCAGGGACATGGACACCGCGACGAAGCACTTCTCGCTCGAGGAATGGTCGCACCGAGCCGTGGTCGATGCCGTCGTCGGGTTCGTCACGGACATGTGTTCCGAGGCCAACCGAGCGAGAGTGATCGCGAGGCATCATCTGCAGGGGGAGTCTCTGACGCATCCTGAGCTGCGGGATGCGTTCGACGTTCAGCTAGCGGCGTTCGTGCAGCTGGTGCGGGATGGACGGGCTGCGGCGGGTGCGCCGCCGAGCACTGCGGCAGCCGAGTTGTTCGCGATGTCCGTCGACGGCTTACTCAGACGGCAGGTCATGATCGGTACGCATCCGCTGGCTGCCGAAGACGTGCGCGCAATCGCTGACATGGTCGCAGTGCAGTAG
- the car gene encoding carboxylic acid reductase, protein MTSTMDTRLEHRFAELHRIDEQFRAAEPNPRVADTARALRPNLTRIVSEIMDRYADRPALGFRGRETVTTDGRTESQLLSRMDTVTYAEAWDRAGAVAAALADGENRIEPGDFIATLGFAGVDYVVTELATVRLGAVAVPLQAGATAHRLVDIVSEAEPKLIAADSENLAVAVDVAQHCPSVRMILVLDHDARTDADRDRLTAAQTFDVHVEPIADAIARGQKHSTYPLVESHDPERLATLIYTSGSTGTPKGAIHTERIVSGTWTGAWHSTGSSDDTGPGFPVVTLDYLPMSHLAGRGLVFSTLAAGGTVNFTAASDLSTLFEDFSLTRPTLALLVPRVCEMIRHTALAEIDRRIDAGADPDSVRETVLTEFRDHTFGGRILAAVVGTAPIAAEVKNFVAELLDTQVQDNYGSTEAGMVLQDGVVRRPPVIDYKLDDVPELGYFGTDTPHPRGELLLLTESITPGYYKRPDVTAEMFDAEGYYRTGDIVAELAPDRLAYVDRRKNVLKLAQGEFVALARLEALFGASELVDQIFLYGNSERSYLLAVVVPAAGAHERGAVTASLNRIAREQGLNSYEIPREVIVEHEAFTQENGLLSGAGKQLRPKLVEKYASVLESRYTELELSQTDRLRELRRLGPDAPILATVGDAAQALLGCASTEVRPHARFADLGGDSLSALTFSDLLRDIFEVEVPVGVVTGPSTDLSALADYIASRSGSNGDTITFESVHGKAATRVHASDLELGAFLDADALDAAASAELPRTDTRTVLLTGANGYLGRFLCLEWLQRMSDVGGTVVCLVRGRNASDARARLDAAFDSGDPTLSARYQQLADAALQVVAGDIGETRLGLDERTWDSLARRIDRIVHPAALVNHALPYQHMFGPNVVGTAEIVRLATTDHLKPVTYPSTVAVAAGVENFVENGDIRVESPSRSVDESYANGYGTSKWAGEVLLRNAFENFGLPVAVFRSDMILAHSAYTGQLNVPDVFTRLMLSVAATGLAPRSFYRTDTGAPLDEAGRPRAHYDGLPADFSAAAITALGGAAVDGYTTYDVLNPHDDGISLDTFVDWMIESGRRIERVENYDEWFTRFSAAIDELPETQRSRSLLPLLHAYAQPEVPAAGAHLPADVFRGAVVERGDDIPHLDRALIEKYLSDLEQLGLLPPD, encoded by the coding sequence ATGACATCCACCATGGACACCAGGCTCGAACATCGATTCGCCGAACTGCATCGCATCGACGAACAATTTCGCGCAGCAGAACCGAATCCACGCGTAGCCGATACTGCGCGAGCCCTCCGACCGAATCTGACCCGAATCGTGTCGGAAATCATGGACCGATACGCCGACCGGCCTGCGCTCGGCTTCCGCGGCCGGGAGACCGTGACCACGGACGGCCGAACAGAATCTCAACTGCTTTCGCGGATGGATACAGTCACGTACGCGGAAGCCTGGGACCGAGCAGGCGCAGTGGCTGCAGCACTTGCCGACGGCGAAAATCGGATAGAGCCAGGCGATTTCATTGCCACACTCGGATTCGCCGGCGTCGACTACGTCGTGACCGAGCTGGCAACCGTGCGCCTGGGTGCAGTCGCCGTGCCACTCCAGGCCGGAGCCACCGCGCACCGCCTCGTCGACATCGTGTCCGAGGCCGAACCGAAGCTCATCGCCGCCGACTCGGAGAATCTGGCAGTGGCGGTCGACGTGGCGCAGCATTGCCCGTCTGTACGCATGATCCTCGTACTCGATCACGATGCCCGCACAGATGCCGACCGCGATCGCCTCACAGCTGCACAGACATTCGACGTTCACGTCGAACCGATCGCCGACGCGATTGCGCGCGGCCAAAAGCACTCGACATATCCTCTGGTCGAATCCCACGACCCCGAACGGCTCGCGACGCTCATCTACACATCCGGAAGCACCGGAACCCCAAAGGGTGCAATTCACACCGAGCGAATCGTGTCGGGAACGTGGACAGGTGCCTGGCACAGCACTGGCTCGTCCGACGACACCGGCCCCGGCTTCCCGGTCGTCACCCTCGACTACTTGCCGATGAGCCATCTTGCCGGACGCGGGCTGGTGTTCTCGACGTTGGCAGCGGGTGGAACGGTGAACTTCACTGCTGCCAGCGACCTTTCGACTCTGTTCGAGGATTTTTCCCTCACCCGCCCTACGCTTGCGTTGTTGGTGCCACGCGTGTGCGAGATGATCCGCCACACCGCCCTTGCCGAGATCGACCGACGCATCGACGCCGGCGCAGACCCAGACTCCGTTCGCGAGACCGTTCTGACCGAGTTCCGTGACCACACGTTCGGCGGTCGCATACTCGCCGCGGTCGTCGGGACTGCTCCGATCGCCGCAGAGGTCAAGAACTTCGTCGCCGAACTCCTGGACACACAGGTCCAGGACAACTACGGGTCGACCGAGGCCGGAATGGTGTTGCAGGACGGCGTCGTCAGGCGTCCGCCCGTGATCGACTACAAGCTCGACGACGTTCCCGAGCTCGGATACTTCGGTACCGACACACCTCACCCCCGCGGCGAGCTGCTGCTCCTGACCGAGTCCATTACGCCCGGATACTACAAGCGCCCGGACGTCACGGCGGAGATGTTCGATGCCGAGGGCTACTACCGAACCGGCGACATCGTCGCCGAGCTCGCGCCCGACCGGCTCGCATACGTGGACCGTCGAAAGAACGTCCTCAAGCTGGCACAGGGCGAGTTCGTTGCGCTTGCTCGCCTGGAAGCACTGTTCGGAGCCAGCGAGCTCGTCGACCAGATCTTCCTGTACGGCAACAGCGAGCGATCCTACCTCCTCGCTGTCGTCGTCCCTGCCGCCGGCGCGCACGAGCGGGGCGCGGTCACGGCGTCGCTCAACAGGATCGCTCGTGAGCAGGGGTTGAATTCCTACGAGATCCCCCGTGAGGTGATCGTCGAACACGAGGCGTTCACGCAGGAGAACGGGCTACTCTCGGGTGCAGGAAAACAACTGCGCCCCAAGTTGGTAGAGAAGTACGCCTCGGTTCTCGAGTCCCGTTACACCGAACTCGAGCTGTCGCAGACCGACCGCCTTCGTGAACTTCGGAGGCTGGGCCCGGACGCACCGATACTCGCCACGGTCGGCGACGCCGCGCAGGCACTACTGGGATGCGCGAGTACCGAGGTACGTCCCCATGCCCGGTTTGCCGACCTCGGTGGCGATTCCCTGTCCGCGCTGACGTTCTCGGATCTGCTGCGGGACATCTTCGAAGTGGAAGTTCCAGTAGGGGTCGTCACCGGTCCGTCCACCGACCTGAGCGCGCTTGCCGACTACATCGCGTCGCGGTCGGGTTCGAACGGCGACACCATCACTTTCGAGTCGGTACACGGCAAGGCGGCTACGCGCGTGCACGCATCGGATCTCGAGCTCGGTGCTTTCCTCGACGCCGATGCACTCGATGCTGCGGCATCGGCCGAGTTGCCACGTACGGATACCCGCACTGTGCTGTTGACCGGTGCCAACGGCTATCTCGGACGCTTCCTGTGCCTGGAATGGTTGCAGCGGATGTCCGACGTCGGCGGGACCGTCGTATGCCTGGTGCGCGGGCGCAACGCTTCGGACGCACGGGCGCGGCTCGATGCGGCGTTCGATTCGGGTGACCCAACCTTGTCCGCTCGGTACCAGCAACTTGCCGACGCTGCGTTGCAGGTCGTCGCCGGCGACATCGGCGAGACTCGGCTCGGACTCGACGAACGGACGTGGGACTCGCTGGCTCGACGCATCGACCGGATCGTCCATCCAGCCGCACTCGTCAATCATGCTCTCCCATACCAGCACATGTTCGGCCCCAACGTCGTCGGCACTGCCGAGATCGTTCGACTCGCCACGACCGATCATCTCAAGCCGGTGACCTACCCGTCCACGGTTGCGGTCGCAGCGGGCGTCGAGAACTTCGTCGAGAACGGTGACATCCGCGTCGAGAGCCCGTCGAGAAGCGTCGACGAATCGTACGCAAACGGGTACGGAACATCCAAATGGGCAGGTGAAGTTCTGTTGCGCAACGCTTTCGAGAACTTCGGGCTGCCGGTAGCCGTCTTCCGATCGGACATGATCCTCGCGCACAGCGCCTATACGGGCCAGCTCAACGTCCCAGATGTGTTCACCCGATTGATGCTGTCCGTCGCCGCGACGGGATTGGCACCCCGTAGCTTCTACCGCACCGACACTGGGGCTCCGCTCGACGAAGCCGGGCGTCCGCGCGCTCACTACGACGGACTGCCCGCCGATTTCAGCGCAGCAGCGATCACGGCGCTGGGCGGTGCCGCTGTCGACGGCTATACCACGTACGACGTGCTCAACCCGCACGACGACGGCATCTCCCTCGACACGTTCGTCGACTGGATGATCGAGTCCGGCCGTCGTATCGAACGGGTCGAGAACTACGACGAGTGGTTCACCCGGTTCTCGGCCGCGATCGACGAGCTGCCCGAAACGCAGAGGTCACGTTCGCTACTGCCACTACTGCACGCATACGCGCAGCCGGAGGTACCTGCAGCAGGTGCACATCTTCCTGCGGACGTGTTCCGCGGCGCCGTCGTCGAGCGGGGCGACGACATTCCGCATCTCGACCGCGCACTCATCGAGAAGTACCTGAGCGACCTCGAACAGCTGGGCCTGCTCCCACCGGACTGA
- a CDS encoding FAD-dependent oxidoreductase has product MAFAITQNCCNDASCLSVCPVNCIHPTPGEADFGKTDLLYIDPRSCIDCGACADACPVDAITRVSRLTDDQAIYADINAEYYQNKPALAQWDPPKFPPAAVNDFARFDVAIVGTGPSASYTAQALLRVPTSRITFYDKLDVAGGLARFGVAPDHIGTRQISEHFRSLFVHPRVTMKLGVEVGVDITHEEVHRRYDAVVYAVGADSDRPLDIPGIDLPGSVSARTLVGWYTGHPGVRTDAIDLDGIERVTIIGNGNVALDAARILTADPEDLVGTDISSHALAALRRSTVKEVVVAARRGPEFAAFTRSECQALVSRRSVEVAVSGQPEALSVIDDLPISAPASALQGVVNYEGAIPTTKRRIVFAFGRAPVRVNGTDRVESVDFAGATTVASDLVLLAIGYRGTPSPGLPFDVERGAIRNVGGRMTDEDGTTVNGRYVVGWAKRGATGGIGDNKVDAEETVDALLQDLANNPPGPKRRLPRVLARKV; this is encoded by the coding sequence GTGGCTTTCGCGATAACTCAGAACTGTTGCAACGACGCATCGTGCTTGTCGGTTTGCCCGGTCAACTGCATCCACCCGACGCCGGGGGAGGCGGATTTCGGCAAGACCGACCTCTTGTACATCGATCCCCGTAGTTGTATCGATTGCGGCGCGTGCGCGGACGCCTGCCCGGTGGACGCGATCACTCGGGTGTCGAGATTGACCGATGATCAAGCGATCTATGCCGACATCAATGCCGAGTATTACCAGAACAAGCCGGCCCTCGCGCAGTGGGATCCGCCTAAGTTCCCGCCCGCCGCGGTCAACGACTTCGCTCGGTTCGATGTGGCGATCGTTGGAACGGGGCCGTCCGCGAGCTACACGGCACAGGCGCTTCTGCGAGTTCCGACCAGCCGAATTACGTTCTACGACAAACTCGATGTCGCGGGCGGTCTCGCCCGATTCGGCGTCGCGCCGGACCATATCGGTACACGGCAGATCAGTGAGCACTTCCGAAGCCTGTTCGTTCACCCACGGGTCACGATGAAGCTGGGTGTCGAAGTCGGCGTCGACATCACGCACGAGGAAGTGCATCGCAGGTACGACGCTGTCGTGTATGCGGTCGGCGCAGACAGTGATCGGCCGCTGGACATCCCGGGAATCGACCTTCCAGGCTCGGTCAGCGCACGAACGTTGGTCGGGTGGTACACCGGCCATCCAGGTGTGCGTACAGACGCAATCGATCTCGACGGCATCGAGCGAGTTACGATCATCGGCAACGGAAATGTCGCACTCGACGCGGCCCGGATTCTCACGGCAGATCCCGAAGACCTCGTCGGCACGGATATTTCGTCGCACGCTCTCGCAGCGCTACGTCGCAGCACCGTGAAGGAAGTTGTTGTCGCGGCCAGGCGGGGGCCGGAGTTTGCGGCATTCACGCGCTCCGAATGCCAAGCACTCGTGTCCCGGCGCAGCGTCGAGGTGGCAGTGAGTGGCCAACCGGAAGCCCTGTCCGTCATCGATGATCTGCCGATCTCGGCACCTGCGTCCGCTCTACAGGGTGTGGTGAATTACGAGGGCGCGATTCCGACAACCAAGCGTCGGATTGTCTTCGCCTTCGGTCGTGCGCCTGTGCGAGTGAACGGCACAGATCGGGTCGAGTCGGTCGACTTCGCCGGCGCAACGACGGTCGCGTCCGATCTCGTTCTGCTTGCTATCGGCTATCGCGGAACTCCTTCCCCCGGACTACCTTTCGATGTCGAGCGCGGTGCGATTCGCAATGTCGGGGGACGCATGACCGATGAGGACGGAACCACCGTGAACGGACGGTACGTCGTCGGATGGGCCAAGCGCGGCGCCACCGGAGGCATAGGCGACAACAAAGTCGATGCCGAGGAGACGGTGGACGCGTTGCTGCAGGACCTCGCGAACAATCCTCCCGGCCCGAAAAGGCGGCTACCGCGCGTGCTCGCCCGCAAGGTGTAG